A genome region from Ptiloglossa arizonensis isolate GNS036 chromosome 4, iyPtiAriz1_principal, whole genome shotgun sequence includes the following:
- the LOC143145677 gene encoding rhomboid-related protein 4 — translation MRPAQRRQQGLQYGVLLLGMQAMNYGIDKIPPVTLITIIGQVLLYVGLIKVPWNAEEVCISTIKVFKHRNWKSFLVSNFEHGSDMHLYYNMISLILKGSYLEPMYGTMNFAFLLIILSLGCSTMYIILGYILMQLTGDYAYYTQCAIGFSSVLFALKLIVVCEEQDRVHNVGGFRVPSKIAVWVELILIHLLVPQSSFIGHLGGIFVGCLYCYTFIGEIVDNLLYNLSKNPIIHEEEFYRRRSLFSFSFSN, via the exons ATGAGGCCGGCACAAAGAAGACAGCAAGGCTTGCAATACGGTGTTTTATTGCTGGGTATGCAAGCCATGAATTATGGTATTGATAAAATTCCACCAGTTACTTTAATCACAATCATCGGACAA GTTTTGTTATATGTTGGTTTAATAAAAGTTCCATGGAATGCAGAAGAAGTATGTATATCTACGATAAAAGTGTTTAAACATCGCAATTGGAAATCATTTTTAGTATCAAACTTTGAGCATGGTTCGGATATGCATTTGTATTATAATATGATATCTTTAATCCTGAAAGGCTCATACTTAGAACCTATGTACGGAACAATGAATTTTGCTTTCTTATTAATTATCCTTTCACTTGGATGCAGCACTATGTATATAATCTTAGGTTATATCTTAATGCAACTAACTGGAGATTATGCGTATTACACACAATGCGCTATTGGATTCTCTAGTGTTTTGTTTGCATTGAAATTAATTGTAGTTTGTGAAGAACAAGACAGAGTGCACAATGTTGGTGGGTTTAGGGTACCCAGCAAAATTGCTGTTTGGGTTGAACTAATCTTAATTCATCTTTTGGTTCCACAATCTTCGTTTATAGGGCATCTTGGTGGTATTTTCGTTGGTTGCCTATATTGTTATACTTTTATCGGTGAAATAGTTGATAACTTATTGTATAATCTAAGTAAAAATCCAATTATACACGAGGAAGAATTTTATAGAAGACgtagtttattttcattttccttttcaAACTGA